From Pan paniscus chromosome 9, NHGRI_mPanPan1-v2.0_pri, whole genome shotgun sequence, the proteins below share one genomic window:
- the SPDYC gene encoding speedy protein C: MKLWRGFQTLGSHSWVPTGLTGREAGGEGQAPPPRKALIGGRAALGRTALRLYKRTRGGVGVMLWAIPELGSPCPISISYEMSDSQDSTTSPVVTTQVDLGGCSRQGGGNGFLRFRQHQEVQAFLSLLEDSFVQEFLSKDPCFQISDKYLLAMVLVYFQRAHLKLSEYTHSSLFLALYLANDMEEDLEGPKCEIFPWALGKDWCLRVGKFLHQRDKLWARMGFRAVVSRQCCEEVMAKEPFHWAWTRDRRPHHGGVQRVCPQVPVRLPRGPGLSPPHCSPCGLPQHCSSHLLKPVSSKCPSLTSECHRPPSQNYLSRVKNAWGGDFLIVLPAQMQLEPGSYSLRIFPKPPARPGH; this comes from the exons ATGAAGCTTTGGAGAGGCTTTCAAACCTTGGGGAGCCACAGCTGGGTGCCGACTGGACTCACTGGCAGAGAGGCAGGCGGTGAAGGCCAAGCCCCGCCCCCCAGGAAGGCCCTGATTGGTGGACGGGCTGCTTTGGGCAGGACCGCCCTCAGGCTATATAAGCGCACTCGCGGCGGCGTGGGTGTTATGCTCTGGGCCATTCCTGAGCTCGG GTCACCCTGCCCCATCTCCATCTCCTATGAGATGAGTGACTCCCAAGACTCCACCACTTCCCCTGTAGTTACCACCCAGGTAGATCTGGGGGGCTGCAGCCGGCAAGGTGGGGGCAATGGGTTCCTCCGTTTTCGCCAGCACCAGGAGGTCCAggccttcctcagccttctgg AGGACAGTTTTGTCCAGGAATTCCTCTCCAAAGACCCCTGCTTCCAGATTTCAGATAAG TATCTCCTGGCCATGGTGCTGGTCTACTTCCAGCGCGCCCACCTGAAGCTCAGCGAGTACACCCACAGCAGCCTGTTCTTGGCCCT GTACCTTGCAAATGACATGGAGGAGGACCTGGAGGGCCCCAAATGTGAGATTTTTCCATGGGCCCTGGGAAAAGATTGGTGTTTACGAGTGGGGAAATTCCTGCACCAGAGGGATAAGCTTTGGGCACGGATGGGTTTCCGGGCTGTTGTGAGCCGCCAGTGCTGTGAGGAG GTCATGGCAAAGGAGCCATTCCACTGGGCTTGGACTCGGGACCGGCGCCCCCACCATGGTGGGGTCCAGAGGGTCTGTCCACAAGTCCCTGTTCGCCTTCCCCGGGGCCCTGGCCTCTCGCCGCCCCACTGTTCCCCCTGTGGTTTGCCCCAGCACTGCAGCAGCCACCTGCTTAAGCCTGTGTCATCCAAGTGCCCTTCTCTGACCTCGGAATGTCATCGCCCTCCCTCCCAAAATTATCTCTCAAGGGTCAAAAACGCCTGGGGTGGGGACTTTCTCATCGTCTTGCCTGCCCAGATGCAACTGGAACCAGGCTCCTACTCCCTCCGCA TCTTCCCAAAGCCTCCGGCACGCCCTGGGCACTGA